CCAGCAGCACCAGGTCGTCCGAGCCGTCGGCGGCGGCCGGGGCGGCGGCCAGCAGGTGGCCGAGCAGCCGGTCCGGGTCCTGCCGCAGCTCGCGCGGGGCGTCGGCGGCGGCCCGGCGCAGGGCGTTCTGGCCGGCGTGCAGGGTGGTGCCGCAGCGGCGGGCCAGGCCCTCGGTGTAGAGCACCAGCAGGTCGCCGGGCTCGGCGTCCAGCTCCACGCCCGGGGCCTCCCAGCAGCTGAGCATGCCGAGCGGGGCGGAGAGCGAGGTCTCGACGAAGTTGGCGCCGTACCGGGTGACCAGGATCGGCGGGCAGTGCCCGGCCCCGGCGAGCGTGATCCGGCGCTCCTCGGGCTGCACCCAGGCGTAGAGCGCGGTGGCCGAGCGGTTCGGTTCGGTGGTCTTGAGCAGCAGCTCCAGGTCGCCGAGCACGGAGACCGGGTCCTCGCCCTCCAGCACCGCGTACGCCCGCAGCGCGGCCCGGACCCGGCCCATCGCGGCGGCCGCGCCGGGGGCGGAGGCCGGGCCCGCGCCGGGGCCGTCGCCGGAGACGCTGCCGACGGTCAGTCCGAAGGTGCCGTCGGGCAGCGCGATGGCGTCGTACCAGTCGCTGCCGGCCGAGCGCTCCAGCGCGGCGGGTACGCAGCGGGCGGCCAGCCGCAGGCCGGGAGAGACCGGCAGCCGGTCGGGCAGCAGGCCCCGGCGGAGCGCCTCGGCCTGCTGCTCGGCCCGGTCCGAGACCAGCTGCTTGGCCAGCAGCGGGGCGGCGAACTCGCAGTACCGCTGCACCAGCAGCCGGCGGCCGGGGTCCGGCTCGGCGGGCTCGTCGTAGAACCAGACGACGGCGCCGAGCGGGCCGTCCCGGTCGGTGCCGAGCGGTACGGCGTAGCAGGCGCCCAGGCCGAGCTGTTC
This genomic interval from Kitasatospora gansuensis contains the following:
- a CDS encoding PP2C family protein-serine/threonine phosphatase yields the protein MTDAKPLAATATVLPDLGFLAISETAGLQDRLAGQLSDLTVLQEHTELLAQARGLADTLAAVLASGAALLGARRGLITTTARGAGRPVGLNLDRSELGALETVPAEHGPFSGLLSHPAEPGRLLIADLATDPAAGPRFRQVAEQLGLGACYAVPLGTDRDGPLGAVVWFYDEPAEPDPGRRLLVQRYCEFAAPLLAKQLVSDRAEQQAEALRRGLLPDRLPVSPGLRLAARCVPAALERSAGSDWYDAIALPDGTFGLTVGSVSGDGPGAGPASAPGAAAAMGRVRAALRAYAVLEGEDPVSVLGDLELLLKTTEPNRSATALYAWVQPEERRITLAGAGHCPPILVTRYGANFVETSLSAPLGMLSCWEAPGVELDAEPGDLLVLYTEGLARRCGTTLHAGQNALRRAAADAPRELRQDPDRLLGHLLAAAPAAADGSDDLVLLAARFE